One window of the Clostridium sp. MB40-C1 genome contains the following:
- a CDS encoding translation factor GTPase family protein: protein MNKTIGILAHVDAGKTTFAEQILYHTKSIRSRGRVDHKSSFLDNHKIEKERGITVFSEQGTFEYKDSNYYLIDTPGHIDFSCEMERSIQIMDYAVIIISGVEGIQGHTETVWQLLRKHNIPTLFFINKIDRVGASVEDVLEDIRLNFTKEVCFIEKSLNNEELSERLIEFIAEQDEILFEKYLEDGYEKDLWLDSMKKLIKENKFFPCFSGSALQDIGIEEFLESLHILTYTEYSEDDQFSGRVYKIRHDERGNRLTYVKALTGSLKVKDEVCLWNGDNIFFQKVNQIRIYNGNKFITVDKVLAGQTFVVIGLTSADIGDGIGDLREKAIYSMIPTLKSKVIFNKSLNVLEILRCFKILETEDPALNIIWDEKLQEIQVHIMGSIQLEILKNLVEERFDLLVEFGPCEVLYKETILEEVIGYGHFEPLGHYSEVHLKLEPGERNSGIIFESVCHTDDLTVGNQNLIKTHIFEREHHGILTGSSLTDMKVTLLTGRAHNKHTNGGDFREATFRALRQGVEKTKNILLEPYYIFKMETDLECMGKVMSDIQKLNGVFESPQTINNKAIIKGRGPISTFMNYSLEFTSFTKGKGKINFMFDGYDICHNEEEVIKKIAYDKNADIEYTSTSIFCSKGQAFLVKWDEVKNYMHCLK, encoded by the coding sequence ATGAATAAGACAATAGGAATATTAGCTCATGTTGATGCAGGTAAAACTACATTTGCTGAACAAATATTATATCACACAAAAAGTATTAGAAGTCGTGGAAGAGTGGATCATAAAAGTTCTTTTTTAGATAATCATAAAATTGAAAAAGAAAGAGGCATAACAGTATTTTCTGAACAAGGTACTTTTGAATATAAAGATTCAAATTATTATTTAATAGATACTCCAGGTCATATAGATTTTTCTTGTGAGATGGAAAGATCAATCCAAATTATGGACTATGCTGTAATTATAATAAGTGGAGTTGAAGGAATACAAGGACATACAGAAACAGTATGGCAGCTTTTAAGAAAACATAATATTCCTACTCTTTTTTTTATAAATAAAATAGATAGAGTTGGAGCTAGTGTTGAAGACGTATTAGAAGATATAAGGCTTAATTTCACTAAAGAAGTTTGTTTTATTGAGAAATCATTAAATAATGAGGAACTTAGTGAAAGACTTATAGAATTTATTGCAGAACAAGACGAGATACTTTTTGAAAAATATTTAGAAGATGGATATGAAAAAGATTTATGGTTAGATTCTATGAAAAAACTTATTAAGGAAAATAAGTTCTTTCCTTGTTTTAGTGGTTCAGCACTACAAGACATTGGAATAGAGGAGTTTTTAGAAAGTCTACATATTTTAACTTATACAGAATATAGTGAAGATGATCAGTTTAGTGGACGAGTATACAAAATACGCCATGATGAACGAGGAAATAGATTAACTTATGTAAAGGCATTAACTGGTAGCTTAAAGGTAAAGGATGAAGTGTGCTTATGGAATGGAGATAATATCTTTTTTCAGAAAGTTAATCAGATAAGAATATATAATGGAAATAAATTCATAACTGTAGATAAAGTTTTAGCAGGACAAACTTTTGTGGTAATAGGTTTAACTTCTGCTGATATAGGGGATGGAATTGGAGATTTAAGAGAAAAAGCTATCTATAGTATGATTCCAACTTTGAAATCTAAGGTTATTTTTAATAAATCATTAAATGTATTAGAAATTTTAAGGTGTTTTAAAATTTTAGAAACAGAAGATCCAGCTCTAAACATAATTTGGGATGAAAAGCTTCAAGAAATACAAGTTCATATTATGGGAAGTATTCAATTAGAGATTTTAAAAAATTTAGTTGAAGAAAGATTTGATTTATTGGTGGAGTTTGGGCCTTGTGAGGTATTGTATAAAGAAACTATTTTAGAAGAAGTGATAGGGTATGGGCATTTTGAACCTTTAGGACATTATTCAGAGGTTCATCTTAAACTAGAGCCAGGTGAGCGAAACAGCGGTATTATATTTGAGAGTGTATGCCATACAGATGACTTAACAGTAGGAAATCAAAATTTAATAAAGACTCATATTTTTGAAAGAGAACATCATGGAATTTTAACAGGTTCATCCTTAACTGATATGAAAGTTACCCTTTTGACTGGAAGAGCACATAATAAACACACTAATGGTGGAGATTTTAGAGAGGCTACTTTTAGAGCTTTAAGGCAAGGCGTAGAAAAAACTAAGAATATTTTATTAGAACCTTATTATATTTTTAAAATGGAAACAGATTTAGAGTGTATGGGAAAGGTAATGTCAGATATACAAAAGTTAAATGGGGTTTTTGAATCACCACAAACAATTAATAATAAAGCTATTATAAAAGGAAGAGGGCCTATATCCACATTTATGAATTATAGTTTAGAGTTTACTTCTTTTACTAAGGGAAAGGGTAAAATCAATTTTATGTTTGATGGATATGATATTTGTCACAATGAGGAGGAGGTTATCAAAAAAATAGCTTATGATAAAAATGCTGATATTGAATATACTTCAACTTCGATTTTTTGTTCTAAAGGTCAAGCATTTTTGGTTAAGTGGGATGAAGTGAAAAATTATATGCATTGTTTAAAGTAA
- the codB gene encoding cytosine permease — protein sequence MSEKQHVDKDYSLESVAEKDKRGFASMFVVMLGFTFFSASMLTGGTLGAALSMKDFALAVFLGNLILAIYTGALAYIGADTGLSMHLLARYSFGEKGAYLPSFLTSFTQIGWFGVGVAMFAVPVSKITGINIYLLVAVSGLLMTSTAYFGMKSLTILSAVAVPAITILGCTSVIKAVNSVGGMSEILNIPSSGKMGLVTALTLCVGSFISGGSTTPDFVRFAKNKKIAVTTTVVAFFIGNSLMFLFGAIGAMATGHSDISDVMISQGLIIPAILVLGLNIWTTNDNAIYTSGLGISNITKIPKNKVVLFNGTLGTLGALCLYNNFVNFLSLLGSMIPAVGGVIIADYFFVRKRKYEDFKEANFKVINYKAIISCILGILAGKYLTIGVPSLNSLVITGVTHTILAKVIKEKVEENTECDKKLA from the coding sequence ATGAGTGAAAAACAACATGTAGACAAAGATTATTCACTAGAATCAGTAGCGGAAAAGGATAAAAGAGGATTTGCTTCAATGTTTGTAGTTATGCTGGGGTTTACATTTTTTTCAGCTAGCATGCTTACAGGTGGAACATTAGGGGCAGCACTATCAATGAAAGATTTTGCTCTGGCGGTATTTTTAGGGAATTTAATCTTAGCAATTTATACAGGGGCACTTGCATATATAGGAGCAGATACAGGACTTTCAATGCATTTATTGGCAAGATATTCTTTTGGGGAGAAGGGAGCATACTTGCCGTCTTTCTTAACAAGTTTTACTCAAATAGGATGGTTTGGAGTAGGAGTTGCTATGTTTGCAGTGCCAGTAAGTAAAATAACAGGAATAAATATATATTTATTAGTAGCAGTATCAGGATTATTAATGACCTCAACAGCGTATTTTGGAATGAAATCTTTAACCATATTAAGTGCGGTAGCAGTACCAGCTATAACAATATTGGGATGTACATCGGTGATTAAGGCAGTAAATTCAGTAGGCGGTATGTCAGAAATATTAAATATACCATCAAGTGGAAAAATGGGATTAGTTACGGCATTAACTTTATGTGTTGGATCTTTTATAAGTGGAGGAAGTACAACACCAGACTTTGTAAGATTTGCTAAGAATAAAAAGATTGCAGTAACAACAACAGTGGTAGCATTTTTTATAGGTAACTCTTTAATGTTTTTATTTGGAGCTATAGGGGCAATGGCTACAGGTCATTCAGATATATCAGATGTTATGATATCTCAAGGATTGATAATACCAGCAATATTGGTTTTAGGTTTAAATATATGGACAACCAATGATAATGCTATATATACATCAGGGCTTGGAATCTCAAATATAACAAAGATTCCTAAAAATAAGGTGGTATTATTCAATGGAACGCTAGGCACTTTAGGAGCTTTATGCTTATATAATAACTTTGTAAATTTTTTAAGTTTGTTAGGTTCAATGATTCCAGCAGTTGGAGGAGTAATAATAGCTGATTATTTCTTTGTAAGAAAAAGAAAATATGAAGATTTTAAGGAAGCTAATTTTAAAGTGATAAACTATAAAGCTATAATATCTTGTATACTTGGAATATTAGCTGGAAAATATTTAACTATAGGAGTTCCATCATTAAACTCATTAGTCATAACAGGAGTAACCCATACTATATTAGCAAAAGTTATTAAAGAAAAGGTAGAAGAAAATACAGAATGTGATAAAAAATTGGCTTAA
- a CDS encoding cytosine deaminase gives MLIKNIRFTDENELVDIRIENGIFKEIKKNLQLYENEEVIEGNGALALPPFIEPHVHLDTTLTAGEPNWNESGTLFEGIQRWSERKAFLTKEDVKQRAKKALSWQIANGIQHIRTHIDTTDESLLALIAMLEVKEEMKDYVDLQIVAFPQEGILSYPRGLELLEEALKLGADVVGAIPHFEFTREYGVESINKIFELAEKYNVLIDVHCDEIDDEQSRFLETMATRALETGMKNKVTASHTTAMHSYNNAYTYKLFRLLKMSDINFVANPLVNTHLQGRFDTYPKRRGVTRVKELKDADINVCFGHDDIFDPWYPLGTGNMLQVLHFGLHVCQVMGYNEINKSIKFITTNSAKTLNIQDKYGIEVGKPGNLILLPAESGYDAIRRQVPVAYSIRGGRVISKTEPSLTKVYLGEEISVDFKK, from the coding sequence ATGTTAATAAAAAATATTAGGTTTACAGATGAAAATGAATTGGTTGACATAAGAATTGAAAATGGAATATTTAAAGAAATAAAAAAGAATCTGCAACTATATGAGAATGAGGAAGTTATAGAGGGGAATGGGGCTTTGGCTCTTCCACCTTTTATAGAACCACATGTTCATTTAGATACAACTCTTACAGCTGGGGAACCAAACTGGAATGAAAGTGGAACTTTGTTTGAAGGAATACAAAGGTGGTCTGAAAGAAAGGCTTTTTTAACAAAAGAAGATGTAAAACAAAGAGCTAAAAAAGCATTAAGTTGGCAAATAGCTAATGGTATACAACACATTAGGACTCATATTGATACCACAGATGAATCATTGTTAGCATTAATAGCTATGTTAGAAGTTAAGGAAGAAATGAAAGATTATGTGGACTTACAAATAGTAGCTTTTCCTCAGGAGGGAATTTTATCTTATCCAAGAGGTTTAGAACTTTTAGAAGAGGCTTTAAAATTAGGCGCTGATGTAGTTGGAGCTATACCACATTTTGAATTTACCAGAGAATATGGAGTAGAATCAATTAATAAAATTTTTGAACTTGCAGAAAAGTATAATGTATTAATAGATGTTCATTGTGATGAAATTGATGATGAGCAATCAAGATTTTTAGAAACTATGGCTACAAGAGCATTAGAAACAGGGATGAAAAATAAAGTTACAGCTAGCCATACTACAGCGATGCATTCTTATAACAATGCTTATACATATAAATTGTTTAGACTTTTAAAAATGTCTGATATAAACTTTGTGGCAAATCCACTTGTAAATACACATTTACAAGGAAGATTTGATACATATCCAAAGCGCAGGGGAGTTACCAGAGTAAAAGAATTAAAAGATGCTGATATTAATGTTTGTTTTGGACATGATGACATTTTTGACCCTTGGTATCCACTTGGAACTGGTAATATGCTTCAAGTGTTACATTTTGGATTACATGTATGTCAAGTCATGGGGTACAATGAGATAAACAAATCTATTAAATTTATAACAACTAATTCAGCAAAAACTTTAAATATACAGGATAAGTATGGAATAGAAGTAGGTAAACCGGGCAATCTTATACTTTTACCTGCTGAAAGTGGATATGATGCTATAAGACGTCAAGTTCCTGTTGCCTACTCTATAAGAGGCGGAAGGGTAATAAGTAAGACAGAACCATCTTTAACTAAGGTATACTTAGGAGAAGAAATTAGCGTAGATTTTAAGAAATAA